From the Paludibacterium paludis genome, one window contains:
- the fabG gene encoding 3-oxoacyl-ACP reductase FabG — MLLKDKVAVVTGASRGIGAAIAEALAAEGAKVIGTATSESGAAAIGERLGAGCAGRVLNVTEEGAVERLMDEITAEFGEIAILVNNAGITRDTLLLRMKDEDWDAIMETNLKSVFKASKAVLRGMMKARSGRIVNIASVVGVMGNAGQANYAAAKAGIIGFTKSMAREVGSRGITVNCVAPGFIDTDMTRALPEAQREALVGQISLGRLGDAKDIADAVVFLASERASYITGQTLHVNGGMLMP; from the coding sequence ATGCTGTTGAAAGATAAAGTCGCGGTCGTTACCGGTGCCTCGCGCGGTATCGGCGCCGCCATCGCCGAAGCCCTGGCCGCCGAAGGCGCGAAGGTGATCGGCACGGCAACGAGCGAGAGCGGGGCGGCCGCGATCGGCGAGCGCCTGGGAGCAGGTTGCGCCGGACGCGTATTGAACGTCACCGAAGAGGGCGCGGTTGAGCGCTTGATGGATGAAATCACCGCTGAATTCGGTGAAATCGCGATTCTTGTCAATAACGCCGGCATCACTCGTGATACTCTGCTCCTGAGAATGAAGGACGAGGATTGGGATGCGATCATGGAGACCAATCTGAAGTCGGTTTTCAAGGCTTCCAAGGCCGTGCTGCGCGGCATGATGAAGGCGCGTTCCGGGCGCATCGTCAATATCGCGTCGGTTGTCGGCGTGATGGGCAATGCCGGACAAGCCAATTATGCTGCGGCCAAGGCGGGCATCATCGGTTTTACCAAATCGATGGCGCGTGAGGTCGGAAGCCGTGGCATCACCGTCAACTGTGTCGCGCCGGGCTTCATCGACACCGACATGACCCGCGCCCTGCCCGAAGCGCAGCGCGAGGCGCTGGTCGGGCAGATCTCGCTCGGCCGGCTGGGCGATGCGAAGGATATCGCCGATGCCGTGGTTTTCCTGGCATCGGAGAGAGCGTCGTATATCACCGGACAAACCCTGCATGTCAACGGTGGCATGCTGATGCCGTGA
- the acpP gene encoding acyl carrier protein — protein MENIEQRVKKIVAEQLGVNEAEVKVESSFVDDLGADSLDTVELVMALEEEFECEIPDEEAEKITTVQQAIDYVTAHLNK, from the coding sequence ATGGAAAACATCGAACAGCGTGTTAAGAAGATCGTTGCTGAACAACTCGGCGTCAACGAAGCCGAAGTCAAGGTCGAATCTTCTTTCGTAGACGACCTGGGCGCCGATTCCCTTGACACCGTTGAACTCGTGATGGCACTGGAAGAAGAGTTCGAGTGCGAGATCCCCGACGAAGAAGCCGAGAAGATCACCACCGTTCAACAAGCCATCGACTACGTGACGGCCCACCTGAACAAGTAA
- the fabF gene encoding beta-ketoacyl-ACP synthase II — translation MSKRRVVITGLGHVSPVGNDVATGWANLLAGKSGIAAITRFDASDMACQIAGEVKDFAIGDYISPKEARRNDLFIHYGIAAALQAIADAGLDDIPGLDRTRVGVNIGSGIGGLPLIEETGVDLMQGGPRKIGPFFIPGSLINLIAGQVSILKGFQGPSYGIVSACTTGAHCIGDAARLIQYGDADIMVAGGAEGAISRLGIGGFAAMKALSTRNDDPAAASRPWDKGRDGFVMGEGAGVVVLEDYEHAVKRGARIYAELAGFGMSSDAHHITAPSSEGPARGVTNALRDARVNADEVDYINAHGTSTPLGDANETVALKMALGDHAYKAVVNSTKSMTGHLLGGAGGVEAIYSILALYHQVSPPTINIDEQDIEAGCDLDYVKEGARQMPIRVAISNSFGFGGTNGTLVFRRA, via the coding sequence GTGTCCAAACGAAGAGTAGTCATTACCGGCCTGGGCCATGTGTCCCCGGTGGGCAACGATGTCGCCACCGGCTGGGCCAACCTGCTGGCCGGCAAGTCCGGCATCGCCGCCATTACCCGTTTCGATGCCAGCGACATGGCGTGCCAGATCGCTGGCGAGGTCAAGGACTTTGCCATTGGCGACTATATCTCGCCGAAAGAAGCGCGTCGCAACGACCTGTTCATTCATTACGGCATCGCCGCCGCGCTGCAGGCGATCGCCGATGCCGGTCTGGACGACATCCCCGGCCTCGACCGTACCCGTGTCGGTGTCAATATCGGCTCGGGCATCGGCGGCTTGCCGCTGATCGAGGAAACCGGTGTGGATCTGATGCAGGGCGGCCCGCGCAAGATCGGTCCGTTCTTCATTCCGGGTTCCCTGATCAATCTGATCGCCGGCCAGGTTTCCATTCTCAAGGGATTCCAGGGACCGAGCTACGGTATTGTGTCCGCGTGCACCACCGGTGCGCATTGCATCGGCGATGCCGCGCGACTGATCCAGTACGGCGACGCCGACATCATGGTGGCCGGCGGTGCGGAAGGCGCCATCTCGCGCCTCGGCATCGGGGGCTTCGCTGCGATGAAGGCGCTCTCCACCCGCAACGACGATCCGGCCGCCGCCTCCCGCCCGTGGGACAAGGGACGTGACGGTTTCGTCATGGGCGAAGGAGCCGGCGTGGTGGTGCTCGAGGATTACGAGCACGCGGTCAAGCGCGGCGCCCGCATTTATGCGGAACTGGCCGGCTTCGGCATGAGCTCCGATGCTCACCATATCACCGCCCCTTCTAGCGAAGGCCCGGCCCGCGGTGTGACCAACGCCTTGCGCGACGCCCGTGTCAATGCGGACGAAGTGGACTACATCAACGCCCACGGCACATCCACTCCGCTGGGGGACGCCAATGAGACCGTGGCACTGAAAATGGCGCTGGGGGATCATGCCTACAAGGCGGTGGTGAACTCCACCAAGTCGATGACCGGCCATCTGCTGGGCGGCGCCGGTGGCGTCGAGGCGATCTATTCGATCCTGGCCCTGTACCATCAGGTCTCGCCGCCGACCATCAATATCGACGAACAGGATATCGAAGCCGGTTGCGATCTGGATTACGTCAAGGAAGGCGCCCGCCAGATGCCGATCCGTGTGGCGATCTCCAACTCGTTCGGGTTTGGTGGCACCAACGGCACGCTGGTTTTCAGGCGCGCCTGA